The Natrinema saccharevitans genome includes the window CGTAGCCGCGTCGTTTAAATCCATCTTTCTCCGTCCGGAGCATCCCTCGAGTGGCCACAGTGGACTCGACGGTCGTGTGAAGGCAGTTCGGCGCTCGGTCTTCGAGTCGCCGGCAGTACAACCTGTTGGAGAGCCGGATCGTGACCATCGTTTCCAATGGAGAGGGAATGACTGTGTGAACGTGAATCGAAGGTGGCTGCGGGAGAATTGCAATCGAAACGGAGGGGTGTGCCGGAGACCTGCGTCACTCGTCGTCGGCGTCGCGCCACGAGTCCGGGACGTCGATCACGTACCGGCCGTCCTCCTGAAGCGAGATGATGTACTCCTCGCGGTTGTACAGTTCCATCAGGTTGAGTTCGTACTGACCCGGACGGACGATCTTGATGCTCTCGAACTGTTCGTTGAGTTCCGCCCGGAGTTCCTCGATCGACGGGCGCTGGCCGCTCGGTTCCTGAACGACCCGTCCGTGTTCCGGCGGTTCGTCGATGGTGTCAGTCACGGGTTGGGTCCCGCCCGTGGAGTCGGTTGCGGAGAGGGATTCATCCGTGGAGTCGGTTGCGGAGAGGGATTCATCCGTGGAGTCGGTACCGGGGTGGAGCTTGTCGCCGCCCTCGGCCTCGAGTCGGGGTTCGTCACCCTCGTGTGCTGGCAGTTCGTCCGGGGGAACGACCTCGCTTCGAGCGTCGGCCTGCGCCGTGTTCTCGTCGTCTGCATACGTCGTCGTCGGGCCCTCGGTCGGCCGATTCGAGCCGTTTGCCGACCGATCGGACCGCTCGGTGTCGTCGACCGCCCGATCGGCCGGCGGGTCGGAGCGGTCCGCGGGCCGACGTGCCGTCTCCGGCCACTCGTCGAACTCCCCCTCAGGCCCAGTATCGGTGCCGGTTGCCGGCTCCGAGTCGTCCGTCCCGGCGGTCCCGCTCGAGGGCCAGGAGCCGGCGTCCGCAGTCGAATCGGCATCCGCGGTCGGTCCCGCGTCCGTCGGTTGGCGGTGATCGGTACCGTCCGATTCGGCGTCGTCGGCCGAATCGGAAGACATCAGGTTTCGGACGGTTTCGGCGGCTCGAGTCGCGACGCCGTCCGGGGGCTCGGTTGCGCTCGAGTTCGGCGTCGAACCGGCATCGACTGCGCCCGAGCCGTCGGTTTCGGTCTCCGTCGAGGCCGACGAGTCGGTCGCGGCCGTCGCGGTCGGCGCGAACTGGAACTTGTTCCCGCCACAGTCGGGACAGCCCGACAGCATCTCCTTGGAGCCGTCGGCAAATTGCCGGCCGCAGTTCGTACACTGATGGGGCATTAGTTGCGGGACACGAGCGCGCTGATGAGCGTTTCGTCCTTGTGGAGCGTCTCGATCTGGTTGGCCGGGCCGATCACCGTCAGTTTCGCTTCCGCCTGATCGCCACCCATGATCCGACCGAGCAGCGACGAGTCGCGGGTATCGGACTTGGGATAAGTCTCGATCTCGATCCCGTTGAACTCGTCGGGGCTGATCTCGGCCATCGTCACCTCGATGAGCCGGCTCTCCTCGTCGGGCGTCAGTCCCTCCTCGAGGATGACGATGTTGCCGTCGTGGACGCCGTCCAAGATCATCCTGATTTTCTCCATCGTCGCCATGCCGGCCATGCGTTCGCCGCTGATCAGGTCGATCTGGACGCCGTCGGGAGCGTCGGAGTCGTCCGCGTTAGTTGCTTTTGGCATCGGTTATCACCCGAAGTACTCCGCGATGTTGTCGTAGACTTCGTCCATATTGTCCCCCTCTTTGGCCGACAGGGGGACGGTCTTGTGTTGGGGGAACGCGTCTTCGATCCGCTTGACGCTCGAGTCGTCGAGATCGATCTTGTTCGCGAAGATGAGAACGGGGAGATCCCGCGATTCGATGATGCCGATCAGCATCGTGTTGACCTGCGTGATCGGGTCTTCGGCGCTGTCTAAGACGTAGATGACGCCGTCGACGTCCTCGCGGAGCCAGTGCATCGCCTCGGCGACGCCTTCGGTCGCTTCCCGGGAGCGGCGGATGGCGTCTTCCTCGCCCATCTCGTCGGTGAACTCCTCGTAGTCGACCTTCGTCGTCACGCCGGGCGTGTCGACGATATCGATCGTCACCGTCTTGCCGTCGCGTTCGATTTCGACGTTTTCTTTCCGGCGTGCGCGCCGTGTCTCGTGGGGGACGTGGCTCTCCGCGCCGACCGCGTCACCGGTCCAGTCACGCGCGATGCGGTTCGCAAGCGTCGTCTTTCCAGCGTTTGGCGGACCGTAGATACCGATTCGTTTGGGCTCCTGTTCCGAAAACAGGCGATCCGTTGCCCGAGAGATACTATCTTTGAGTTCTGTGAACAGTCCCATCTGTGGGGCCTCCAGCACCGCGGGGTGCAGTTGCGCGTACTACAAACTGAACTCACTTAAGCCTACGTCAGACATATAGACAATTCGACAGAGATGAATTGTCATTCTGACTGACAGTAATTAGAGTAGAAGCGAGAGGAAGCGATCGATGGCCGAACGGACGCGACGGTAGGGGGTCGAGAGCGCGTTCTCTTACGCCCATCGTTTTCCTGATAGAGACGAGCGTCGAAGTGCTGTCGTCGTCTAAAATGAGGGGGCGACCTTGTTATATTAGGTCATGATCTTGATTGAGCGTGATAACCATGGTCGTAGATTGAGTGAGATTACGTGACATACGTATGCCAGTAGTAGACGAAAGCCTCGATCGGAGCCCCCCACCCCTTCGTTTCGAGTGGAGATGGACGAACGGGGGAGCGCATCGAGACGGTGATCCGGAGCGATTCACCCCTGATTTCCACTCGAGTCGCCGTTCGGAGGGGTCTCAAGGGCGAACTCGGCAAAGAGACCGGTTCTAGTAACTCGAATAGAGATCTAGTAATTAGAGGACGGACAAGCTACTAATCTAGCAGGTACTAGCAATACTAAATAACTCCCTAGTAAAGTATTGTCGTCTGCTAGTTCTGCGGATACTGTTTCTGATCTGTATAAATAAAACTTCCCTCTTAAAATGACCCCTCCCCCCCCCCACCCCCTCTTCGCTCCGTTCCACCCGAAACGAAGGGGTGGGGGGGGGAGTCCGGCACGTCTGATGT containing:
- a CDS encoding DUF2073 domain-containing protein; the encoded protein is MPKATNADDSDAPDGVQIDLISGERMAGMATMEKIRMILDGVHDGNIVILEEGLTPDEESRLIEVTMAEISPDEFNGIEIETYPKSDTRDSSLLGRIMGGDQAEAKLTVIGPANQIETLHKDETLISALVSRN
- a CDS encoding OapC/ArvC family zinc-ribbon domain-containing protein produces the protein MPHQCTNCGRQFADGSKEMLSGCPDCGGNKFQFAPTATAATDSSASTETETDGSGAVDAGSTPNSSATEPPDGVATRAAETVRNLMSSDSADDAESDGTDHRQPTDAGPTADADSTADAGSWPSSGTAGTDDSEPATGTDTGPEGEFDEWPETARRPADRSDPPADRAVDDTERSDRSANGSNRPTEGPTTTYADDENTAQADARSEVVPPDELPAHEGDEPRLEAEGGDKLHPGTDSTDESLSATDSTDESLSATDSTGGTQPVTDTIDEPPEHGRVVQEPSGQRPSIEELRAELNEQFESIKIVRPGQYELNLMELYNREEYIISLQEDGRYVIDVPDSWRDADDE
- a CDS encoding Era-like GTP-binding protein; this encodes MGLFTELKDSISRATDRLFSEQEPKRIGIYGPPNAGKTTLANRIARDWTGDAVGAESHVPHETRRARRKENVEIERDGKTVTIDIVDTPGVTTKVDYEEFTDEMGEEDAIRRSREATEGVAEAMHWLREDVDGVIYVLDSAEDPITQVNTMLIGIIESRDLPVLIFANKIDLDDSSVKRIEDAFPQHKTVPLSAKEGDNMDEVYDNIAEYFG